A portion of the Panthera tigris isolate Pti1 chromosome E1, P.tigris_Pti1_mat1.1, whole genome shotgun sequence genome contains these proteins:
- the LOC102966243 gene encoding protein shisa-6, translated as MNNILTSATEPYDLSFSRSFQNLAHLPPSYESAVKTHPSRYSSLKRLTDKEADEYYMRRRHLPDLAARGTLPLNVIQMSQKPLPRERPRRPIRAMSQDRVLSPERGLPDDFGLPYDRILSDEQLLSTERLHSQDPLLSPERTAFPEQSLSRALSHTDVFVSTPVLDRYRMTKMHSHPSASNNSYATLGQSQTAARRQAFASRRHNTVEQLHYIPGHHTCYTASKTEVTV; from the exons ATGAACAACATCCTGACGTCGGCCACGGAGCCCTATGACCTCTCCTTCTCCCGCTCCTTCCAGAACTTGGCCCACCTGCCCCCCTCCTATGAGTCTGCGGTGAAGACCCACCCCAGCAGGTACTCATCCCTGAAGCGGCTAA ctgACAAAGAGGCTGACGAATATTACATGAGGCGGCGGCATCTGCCTGACCTGGCCGCCCGCGGCACCCTCCCCCTCAATGTCATCCAGATGTCCCAGAAGCCCTTACCGCGGGAGCGGCCCCGCCGGCCCATCCGGGCCATGTCACAGGACAGGGTTCTGTCCCCAGAGCGGGGCCTGCCCGACGACTTCGGCCTGCCCTATGACCGCATCCTGTCCGACGAGCAGCTGCTCTCCACGGAGCGCCTGCACTCCCAGGACCCGCTGCTGTCCCCGGAGCGGACGGCCTTCCCCGAGCAGTCCCTGTCGCGGGCCCTCTCGCACACGGACGTCTTTGTGTCCACGCCCGTGCTGGACCGCTACCGCATGACCAAGATGCACTCCCATCCCAGTGCCTCCAATAACTCCTACGCCACCCTGGGCCAGAGCCAGACGGCCGCCAGGCGCCAGGCCTTCGCCTCCCGCAGACACAACACAGTGGAGCAGTTGCACTACATCCCGGGCCACCACACCTGCTACACGGCCAGCAAGACGGAAGTGACCGTGTGA